One window from the genome of Bacillus weihaiensis encodes:
- the yugI gene encoding S1 domain-containing post-transcriptional regulator GSP13, with the protein MTTNYEIGSVHTGKVTGIQPYGAFVALDGETQGLVHISEITHGFVKDVNEHLNINDEVQVKVLSIDEKSGKISLSIRATQEAPVEEKKESAPRKPKKRQATVKTETETPQGFNTLKDKLEEWIEQSKKEEVKK; encoded by the coding sequence ATGACAACAAATTACGAAATTGGCAGTGTTCATACAGGAAAAGTTACGGGAATTCAACCTTACGGAGCGTTCGTTGCATTAGATGGAGAAACTCAAGGATTAGTTCATATCTCTGAAATCACTCACGGATTCGTTAAAGATGTTAACGAACATTTAAACATTAATGATGAAGTACAAGTAAAAGTACTTTCTATCGATGAGAAGTCTGGAAAAATTAGCTTATCTATCCGTGCAACTCAAGAAGCACCAGTAGAAGAAAAGAAAGAGTCTGCGCCAAGAAAACCTAAAAAGCGTCAAGCAACTGTAAAAACAGAAACTGAAACTCCACAAGGTTTCAACACGTTAAAAGATAAGCTTGAAGAGTGGATTGAGCAATCTAAAAAAGAAGAAGTTAAAAAATAA
- a CDS encoding glucose-6-phosphate isomerase, with the protein MTHVRFDYSNALSFFNEHEITYLRDFVKVAHHSIHEQTGAGSDFLGWVDLPKNYDKEEFSRIQKSAEKIKSDSEVLLVIGIGGSYLGARAAIEMLNHSFYNALSKEQRQTPQVIFVGNNISSTYMKDLHDLLEGKDFSINVISKSGTTTEPALAFRIFRKLLEEKYGKEEAKQRIYATTDKSRGALKTLATEEGYESFIIPDDVGGRYSVLTAVGLLPIAVTGVDIEAMMKGAQAASEDFGNSELEENIAYQYAAVRNVLYNKGKTIEMLINYEPGLQYFAEWWKQLFGESEGKDQKGIYPSSANFSTDLHSLGQYVQEGRRDIFETVINVETPRHELFVEEEASDLDGLNYLTGKSVDFVNKKAFQGTMLAHTDGGVPNLVVTIPEMDAYTFGYLVYFFEKACAMSGYLLGVNPFDQPGVEAYKVNMFALLGKPGFEEKKAELEKRLEK; encoded by the coding sequence ATGACACATGTACGTTTTGATTATTCAAATGCTTTATCATTTTTTAACGAACATGAAATTACATACTTACGTGACTTTGTAAAGGTTGCACACCATTCAATTCATGAACAAACAGGTGCAGGTAGTGACTTCCTTGGATGGGTTGATTTACCAAAGAATTACGATAAAGAAGAATTTTCACGCATTCAAAAAAGCGCAGAGAAAATTAAATCAGATTCTGAGGTGCTTCTAGTAATTGGTATCGGTGGTTCTTACTTAGGTGCTAGAGCAGCAATTGAAATGCTAAATCATTCTTTTTATAACGCATTATCAAAAGAACAACGACAAACACCACAAGTGATCTTTGTTGGAAACAACATTAGTTCTACATACATGAAAGACTTACATGACTTATTAGAGGGTAAAGACTTCTCAATTAATGTTATTTCCAAATCAGGTACAACAACAGAGCCTGCTCTAGCCTTCCGTATTTTCCGCAAGCTACTTGAAGAAAAGTATGGTAAGGAAGAAGCAAAACAACGTATTTATGCAACGACAGATAAATCACGTGGTGCATTGAAAACTCTTGCTACTGAAGAAGGCTACGAATCATTCATTATTCCAGATGATGTTGGTGGACGTTATTCTGTTTTAACTGCTGTTGGATTACTACCAATTGCGGTGACAGGTGTTGATATCGAAGCCATGATGAAAGGTGCCCAAGCGGCAAGCGAGGACTTCGGGAATTCTGAGCTAGAAGAAAATATAGCGTACCAATATGCAGCTGTTCGTAATGTTCTTTATAATAAAGGAAAAACAATTGAAATGTTAATTAATTACGAACCAGGCTTACAATACTTCGCTGAATGGTGGAAGCAGTTATTTGGAGAAAGTGAAGGGAAAGATCAAAAAGGTATTTATCCTTCTTCTGCAAACTTCTCCACTGACCTACATTCTTTAGGTCAATATGTACAAGAAGGACGTCGTGATATCTTTGAGACCGTTATCAATGTCGAAACTCCGCGTCATGAACTTTTTGTTGAAGAAGAAGCAAGTGATTTGGATGGTCTAAATTATTTAACTGGTAAATCAGTTGATTTCGTAAATAAAAAAGCATTCCAAGGAACGATGCTTGCACATACTGACGGTGGTGTGCCTAACCTAGTTGTTACAATTCCAGAGATGGACGCTTACACATTTGGTTACTTAGTCTATTTCTTTGAAAAAGCATGTGCCATGAGCGGTTATCTATTAGGAGTTAATCCATTTGACCAACCAGGCGTTGAAGCATATAAAGTAAATATGTTTGCATTACTTGGGAAGCCTGGCTTTGAAGAGAAAAAAGCCGAGCTTGAAAAACGCTTAGAGAAGTAA
- a CDS encoding DUF1871 family protein → MEAQQTNLLIMEELLKWDPLGYGVGSYETEVVDVLQAVHMYDTAIKLARKTQEIYEFSFEEMIPLSECEKMAKKLLEIKNSASSCEI, encoded by the coding sequence ATGGAAGCGCAGCAAACAAATCTTTTAATAATGGAAGAATTATTAAAATGGGATCCACTCGGTTATGGTGTAGGAAGTTATGAAACGGAAGTAGTAGATGTGCTACAGGCCGTTCATATGTACGATACAGCTATAAAGCTCGCTCGTAAAACACAGGAGATCTATGAATTCTCATTCGAAGAAATGATTCCTCTTTCAGAATGTGAGAAGATGGCCAAGAAACTTCTAGAGATAAAAAATTCAGCAAGTAGCTGTGAGATATAG
- a CDS encoding Lrp/AsnC family transcriptional regulator, which produces MKLTEKEVEILEILEDNCRLSPDYIAKMVDLTESETNTIIKNLEEQRIIVDYTTQVNWRKVDGHEGVKAMIDVKVQPKRGVGFDDIASRIYRFNEVKSVYLMSGAYDLSVIIEGKTMSDVAQFVSDKLSTLDSVLSTTTHFILKKYKHDGTIFDQDDEDKRIVVSP; this is translated from the coding sequence ATGAAATTAACAGAAAAAGAAGTGGAAATATTAGAGATTCTCGAGGATAATTGTCGTCTTTCTCCTGACTATATCGCCAAAATGGTTGATTTAACTGAGTCAGAAACCAATACTATTATTAAAAACCTTGAAGAGCAAAGAATCATTGTTGATTACACAACACAGGTAAACTGGCGCAAGGTTGATGGTCATGAAGGTGTAAAGGCAATGATTGATGTAAAGGTTCAGCCAAAACGTGGTGTTGGCTTTGATGATATTGCAAGTCGGATTTATCGATTTAATGAAGTCAAATCAGTTTATTTAATGTCAGGTGCTTACGATTTATCTGTCATCATCGAAGGAAAAACAATGTCTGATGTTGCACAATTTGTGTCCGATAAGCTGTCTACCTTAGATTCTGTCCTATCGACTACAACTCATTTTATTCTCAAAAAATATAAGCATGATGGAACCATTTTTGATCAAGATGATGAGGATAAGAGAATTGTGGTGTCTCCATGA
- a CDS encoding MalY/PatB family protein, with protein sequence MSRFDQLINRKNTSSVKWDYSKKLFGVDDVLPMWVADMDFKAPEEVINALHARIDHGIFGYTMPGKSMEEAIIHWVEKRHHWKVDSRWMTYSPGIVTALSLAISAYTDPTDKIVVQSPVYYPFFEMAKKHKRDVLYNKLHLTEQHRFEIDFEDLETKLSKPETTMFILCNPHNPGGRVWSKDELLQIGELCLKHHVLLISDDIHSDLLLFQHEYTPIASLREDIARNTITCIAPSKTFNLAGLQASVLLIPDESLKKKYIEAQQLYGLMTLNTLGTEAMEAAYRHGEAWLDELIVYLEENVTIVKEYLGEHLPQIRVMDPESTYLLWLDVRSFNKTDDELKKLLLHKGQLALEPGSKFGQNGAGFLRMNIACPKETLHQGLIRLVTALKD encoded by the coding sequence ATGAGTCGTTTTGATCAACTAATAAACAGAAAAAACACAAGTTCTGTTAAATGGGACTATTCAAAGAAACTTTTTGGTGTTGATGATGTCTTGCCAATGTGGGTGGCTGACATGGATTTTAAAGCCCCTGAAGAGGTGATAAACGCCTTACACGCACGTATTGATCATGGAATTTTCGGCTATACAATGCCTGGAAAGAGCATGGAGGAAGCCATTATTCATTGGGTAGAAAAACGTCACCATTGGAAGGTAGATTCAAGATGGATGACATACAGTCCAGGAATTGTCACAGCACTTAGTTTAGCTATTTCTGCTTATACAGATCCAACCGACAAGATCGTTGTCCAATCTCCTGTTTACTATCCTTTTTTTGAGATGGCTAAAAAACATAAACGAGATGTTCTATATAATAAGTTACACCTCACTGAACAACATCGTTTTGAAATTGATTTTGAAGATCTTGAAACTAAGCTCTCTAAGCCTGAAACGACAATGTTTATCCTTTGTAATCCTCATAACCCTGGTGGTAGGGTATGGTCAAAGGATGAACTACTTCAAATAGGTGAGCTCTGCTTAAAACATCATGTTTTACTTATATCGGATGATATCCATTCCGATCTTCTCCTTTTTCAACATGAGTATACACCAATTGCCTCACTTAGGGAGGATATTGCTAGGAATACTATTACATGCATAGCACCAAGTAAGACCTTTAATCTTGCAGGTCTTCAAGCCTCTGTCCTTCTTATACCGGATGAAAGCTTAAAGAAAAAATATATAGAAGCTCAGCAACTCTATGGATTAATGACCTTGAACACCCTCGGTACGGAAGCAATGGAAGCTGCATATCGTCACGGGGAAGCCTGGCTTGATGAGCTCATTGTGTACTTAGAGGAAAATGTAACAATCGTAAAAGAATACCTAGGTGAGCATCTTCCTCAAATTAGAGTAATGGATCCCGAATCCACTTACCTTCTATGGCTAGACGTACGTTCCTTTAACAAAACAGATGATGAGCTAAAAAAACTCTTGTTACATAAAGGGCAGCTTGCTTTAGAGCCTGGATCTAAATTCGGTCAAAATGGAGCAGGATTTTTAAGAATGAATATAGCATGTCCAAAGGAAACTCTTCATCAAGGACTAATAAGACTTGTTACAGCATTGAAAGATTGA
- a CDS encoding potassium channel family protein has translation MAKTNKTITQWLRWPVHLRITIIVMFIILVSGELISLVEPKEFPTTFDGIWWALVTVSTVGFGDYVPQTYFGRTLAMVMILAGASFVTAYFASISAAAIRKQHRYLEGLVSFSGQNHVVLIGWNEKANEMIESLKCVKPYKQIVLIDESLKESPLIENVHFIRGNPANDHTLQKANISKADAAIITADQHKNEQEADMHSILVLLSLKGMNPQLYCVIELLTEQQANNASRAGADEVIKTYKLASHFIMSSYLAKNGLSHFFSELNPASGNLFQILPVSESIIGKSFRDASHILLDQECILIGIKRGEQTKVNPPLSYKINAEDSLIVFTH, from the coding sequence ATGGCAAAGACAAATAAAACAATTACACAATGGCTAAGGTGGCCTGTTCACCTTCGGATAACCATTATTGTCATGTTTATAATCCTTGTATCTGGAGAACTTATCTCTTTAGTGGAACCGAAGGAATTCCCCACAACCTTTGATGGAATCTGGTGGGCATTAGTTACCGTTTCTACAGTAGGATTCGGTGATTATGTTCCACAAACCTATTTTGGGAGGACTCTTGCTATGGTGATGATCTTAGCTGGAGCCAGCTTTGTTACAGCCTACTTTGCTAGCATTTCAGCAGCTGCCATACGGAAGCAACATAGATATTTAGAGGGGCTTGTTTCTTTTTCCGGTCAAAACCATGTCGTCCTAATTGGATGGAATGAAAAAGCAAATGAAATGATTGAATCTCTCAAGTGTGTAAAACCCTATAAGCAAATCGTCTTAATAGATGAATCATTAAAAGAATCACCACTCATTGAGAACGTGCATTTTATTCGTGGGAATCCTGCAAATGATCACACTCTACAGAAAGCAAATATCTCCAAAGCAGATGCAGCGATTATTACAGCAGATCAACATAAGAATGAGCAAGAGGCAGATATGCATTCAATTTTAGTGCTGCTTTCCCTGAAGGGGATGAATCCACAGTTATATTGCGTCATTGAGCTTTTAACAGAACAACAAGCCAACAATGCAAGTAGGGCAGGTGCAGATGAGGTTATTAAGACATATAAATTAGCAAGTCACTTTATTATGAGTAGCTATCTTGCTAAAAACGGACTGTCGCATTTCTTCTCTGAATTGAATCCTGCAAGCGGCAACTTATTTCAAATTCTTCCTGTATCAGAGTCCATTATTGGAAAATCATTTAGGGATGCTAGTCACATACTACTTGATCAGGAATGTATCCTAATTGGCATAAAACGAGGAGAACAAACAAAGGTGAATCCGCCACTCTCCTATAAGATAAACGCGGAAGATTCTTTAATTGTCTTTACACATTAA
- a CDS encoding sensor histidine kinase has protein sequence MDLLKDIILQLSFIIFPIMSYHVFWLSNDHSHVLRPNKGIITISASISSLLCICFPIEMVDSVFFNLQAIPLFISFTYAGYISGLITLSTSILYLIHPLELHWLYYFLYLLCCSLLSCAFTKKWHRKNKKGKLLASSLYGVSLLLLTYFGYMMVDLLKLLPVTLLDYAILGISVGILMLTLYIAIYLIEYMKENSMFRKEILKTEKLKIVSELAASVAHEVRNPLTVVRGFIQLMGVSKELPPDKKKEYADLIMTELDRAQSIITDYLSLAGQQYLTKERIPLSLLLNDLSTLMSSYANLKSVQFVCHTDDHLFVLGDKTKLKQVFINVIKNSIEAVPDLGGVVTIDAEAIDETIQIRISDNGQGMSHEQLARLGEPYYTLKERGTGLGLTVTYSILKNHNGHIHYKSELHKGTVATITLPYFIGDEPINGKDLEHNKTG, from the coding sequence ATGGACTTATTAAAAGATATTATTCTACAATTATCATTTATTATTTTTCCAATTATGAGTTACCATGTTTTTTGGCTAAGTAACGACCATTCTCATGTACTTAGACCAAATAAAGGAATTATCACCATTAGTGCTAGCATCTCTTCATTGCTATGTATTTGTTTTCCGATTGAAATGGTTGACAGTGTTTTTTTTAACCTTCAAGCCATTCCCCTTTTTATAAGCTTTACATATGCTGGATATATTTCTGGTTTAATTACCCTATCAACATCAATCTTATATCTCATTCATCCACTGGAATTACATTGGCTTTATTATTTCTTATACCTACTTTGTTGTTCACTATTATCATGTGCCTTCACCAAGAAATGGCACCGAAAAAATAAAAAAGGAAAGCTTTTAGCTTCTAGTCTCTATGGTGTTTCATTGCTTTTATTAACCTACTTTGGCTATATGATGGTTGATTTGCTCAAATTACTACCTGTTACTTTACTTGATTATGCTATTCTTGGGATCTCCGTCGGTATATTAATGCTTACCTTATACATTGCAATCTATCTCATTGAATATATGAAGGAAAATTCAATGTTTAGAAAAGAGATTTTGAAAACAGAGAAATTAAAAATAGTTAGTGAGCTCGCAGCAAGTGTAGCTCATGAGGTGCGAAACCCCCTAACCGTGGTAAGAGGATTTATTCAACTAATGGGAGTTTCCAAAGAACTTCCCCCTGACAAAAAGAAAGAATATGCTGATCTCATAATGACAGAATTAGATCGAGCCCAGTCAATCATTACTGATTATTTAAGTTTAGCTGGGCAACAATATCTTACAAAGGAACGGATCCCATTATCACTTTTACTCAATGATCTTTCGACATTAATGTCTTCCTATGCAAATTTAAAATCTGTTCAGTTTGTTTGTCATACAGATGATCACCTTTTTGTTCTCGGTGACAAAACAAAGCTAAAACAGGTATTTATTAATGTAATAAAGAATTCCATTGAAGCAGTTCCAGATTTAGGTGGAGTAGTTACAATTGATGCAGAGGCTATAGATGAGACTATTCAAATAAGAATATCTGATAACGGACAAGGCATGTCCCATGAGCAACTTGCTAGATTGGGTGAACCCTATTATACGTTAAAGGAACGGGGAACAGGACTAGGCTTAACCGTTACCTATTCCATCCTAAAAAATCATAATGGCCATATCCATTACAAAAGTGAACTCCACAAAGGAACAGTAGCGACCATTACTCTTCCTTATTTTATAGGTGATGAACCGATTAATGGCAAAGACTTAGAGCACAATAAAACTGGGTAG
- a CDS encoding YugN-like family protein: MIEVPSSIENKSFQLYFLEQKLKPLGYVIGGNWDYDHGSFDYRIDSEVGYQFLRVPFTAVDGQLDAHNATVELGRPFLLSHKYQIGLDDHVHIGNFSASFDQFQEPQDKDASFPEKYIDLGKALVKELEAELV, translated from the coding sequence ATGATTGAGGTTCCGTCTAGTATAGAAAATAAATCTTTTCAATTATATTTCTTAGAGCAAAAGCTAAAGCCGCTCGGATATGTAATAGGTGGGAATTGGGATTATGATCATGGTTCATTTGATTATCGTATTGATTCAGAGGTTGGATATCAGTTTCTAAGAGTTCCGTTTACAGCGGTCGATGGACAGCTAGATGCACATAACGCGACTGTAGAACTTGGTAGACCGTTCTTATTATCACACAAGTATCAGATTGGTTTAGATGACCATGTTCATATTGGTAACTTTAGCGCGTCCTTTGATCAGTTCCAAGAGCCGCAAGATAAGGATGCATCTTTCCCTGAGAAATATATTGATTTAGGCAAGGCATTAGTGAAGGAATTAGAAGCAGAGCTAGTATAA
- a CDS encoding DUF378 domain-containing protein, translating to MSGIQRIALVLTIIGAINWGLIGFFQFDLVAAIFGGQDSALSRIIYGLVGIAGLINLGLLFKPSEEVAREPRPEAR from the coding sequence ATGAGCGGAATTCAACGTATAGCACTTGTACTTACAATAATAGGAGCAATCAACTGGGGGTTAATCGGATTTTTCCAATTTGACCTAGTTGCAGCAATCTTCGGTGGACAAGATTCTGCATTATCTAGAATTATTTATGGCCTAGTTGGAATCGCAGGTTTAATTAATTTAGGATTATTATTTAAACCTTCTGAAGAAGTTGCAAGAGAACCAAGACCTGAAGCGCGATAA
- a CDS encoding iron-containing alcohol dehydrogenase, with protein MEKFTYYNPTKLIFGKGQLEQLKNEVPQYGKKVLLVYGGGSIKRNGLYDEVVKTLNELDTELFELSGVEPNPRLTTVQRGVEICKEQGIDFILAVGGGSVIDCTKAIAAGAKYDGDAWDIVTKKHIPLEALPFGTVLTLAATGSEMNAGSVITNWETNEKYGWGSPATFPKFSILDPVNTFSVPKDHTVYGMVDMMSHVFEQYFHHTTNTPLQDRFCESLLKTVIDTAPKLLEDLENYELRETILYSGTIALNGQLQMGYRGDWASHNIEHAVSAVYDIPHAGGLAIIFPNWMKHNLNENITRFVQLAVNVFDVDPTNKDDQTIALEGIERLREFWSSIGAPSRLKDYDITDEKIDLMADKAMVNGPFGNFKKLEKEDVVAILTASL; from the coding sequence ATGGAAAAGTTTACATACTACAATCCAACTAAATTAATTTTCGGTAAAGGTCAATTAGAACAATTGAAAAATGAGGTACCTCAATACGGAAAAAAAGTTCTTCTAGTTTATGGTGGGGGAAGTATTAAAAGAAACGGTCTCTATGATGAAGTAGTAAAAACATTAAATGAATTAGATACAGAGCTATTTGAATTATCGGGTGTAGAACCAAATCCACGTCTTACTACTGTTCAACGTGGAGTGGAAATTTGTAAAGAACAAGGTATCGACTTTATTTTAGCTGTTGGTGGAGGAAGCGTTATTGATTGCACGAAGGCAATTGCTGCTGGTGCTAAATATGATGGCGATGCTTGGGATATTGTAACAAAAAAACATATTCCTTTAGAGGCATTACCTTTTGGAACCGTTTTGACTCTAGCTGCTACGGGTTCAGAAATGAATGCAGGATCAGTAATTACGAATTGGGAAACAAATGAAAAATATGGGTGGGGAAGTCCTGCTACATTCCCTAAATTTTCAATATTAGATCCTGTTAATACCTTCAGTGTGCCAAAGGATCATACGGTATATGGGATGGTTGATATGATGTCACATGTATTTGAGCAATACTTCCATCATACAACAAACACACCATTACAGGATCGTTTTTGCGAATCCTTGCTAAAAACAGTCATTGATACTGCACCAAAGCTACTTGAAGATCTTGAGAACTATGAGCTTCGTGAAACGATTCTTTATTCTGGAACGATCGCTCTAAACGGTCAACTACAAATGGGATATCGCGGGGATTGGGCAAGTCACAATATTGAGCATGCTGTCTCAGCTGTTTATGATATTCCACATGCAGGCGGACTGGCGATCATTTTCCCTAACTGGATGAAGCATAATTTAAACGAGAACATCACTCGCTTTGTTCAGCTTGCTGTAAATGTCTTTGATGTTGATCCAACGAATAAAGATGATCAAACAATTGCTTTAGAAGGAATTGAAAGGCTTAGAGAATTCTGGAGTAGTATTGGAGCACCAAGTCGTTTGAAGGATTACGATATTACGGATGAAAAAATTGATCTTATGGCTGACAAAGCAATGGTTAACGGACCATTCGGTAACTTTAAGAAATTAGAAAAAGAAGACGTAGTAGCAATTTTAACTGCGTCATTATAA
- a CDS encoding aminotransferase, giving the protein MIEPSHYLSETVKGLKPSGIRKFFDLAASMEGVISLGVGEPDFVTPWAVREASILSLEQGHTSYTANAGLLELREVISDYLLKVSKQSYNPKEEILVTVGASQALDVALRAIVNPGDEVIVIEPSFVSYASLVSLAGGTPISLQTEGDMEFKLQPKELEKVITDKTKAIILCSPSNPTGTVLDKEELEGIAEIIEKHDLLVISDEIYAELTYDRDYTSFVSIEGMRERTILVSGFSKGFAMTGWRLGYIAAQPEFLGAMLKIHQYSMMCAPTMAQYAAIEAMKNGQEDVYFMKKSYRQRRNLFVNALNEMGLTCHVPGGAFYVFPSIKATNLTSEEFAEQLLIEEKVAVVPGNVFGDSGEGYIRCSYASSLEQLQEALKRMQRFIEKRV; this is encoded by the coding sequence ATGATTGAACCATCTCACTATTTATCCGAAACAGTAAAAGGGTTAAAGCCATCTGGGATTCGGAAGTTTTTTGATTTAGCTGCAAGTATGGAAGGTGTCATATCTCTTGGTGTGGGTGAGCCTGATTTTGTTACACCATGGGCAGTTCGAGAAGCATCGATTTTGTCTTTAGAGCAGGGGCATACTTCTTATACTGCAAATGCAGGGCTTTTAGAATTACGAGAAGTAATTAGCGATTATTTATTGAAGGTCTCAAAACAATCCTACAATCCTAAAGAAGAAATTCTTGTAACAGTTGGTGCCAGTCAAGCACTTGATGTAGCACTTAGAGCTATTGTTAATCCAGGTGATGAAGTGATTGTTATTGAACCAAGCTTTGTTTCCTATGCTTCCCTCGTTTCCTTAGCAGGGGGAACTCCTATAAGTTTACAAACAGAAGGGGATATGGAGTTCAAGCTGCAGCCAAAGGAACTAGAAAAAGTGATTACAGACAAGACTAAAGCCATTATCCTATGCTCACCTAGTAATCCGACAGGAACTGTATTAGATAAGGAAGAGCTTGAAGGAATTGCTGAAATAATTGAAAAACATGATTTACTCGTTATCTCCGATGAAATCTATGCGGAGCTCACATATGATCGTGACTATACAAGCTTTGTCTCAATTGAAGGCATGAGAGAAAGGACCATCCTTGTATCTGGTTTTTCAAAAGGGTTTGCGATGACTGGTTGGAGATTAGGATATATAGCGGCACAGCCTGAGTTTTTAGGCGCAATGTTAAAAATTCATCAGTATTCAATGATGTGTGCTCCAACTATGGCGCAGTATGCTGCAATTGAAGCAATGAAAAATGGCCAGGAAGATGTTTATTTTATGAAAAAAAGCTACAGACAGCGTCGAAACTTATTTGTAAATGCTTTAAATGAAATGGGTTTAACCTGCCATGTACCTGGGGGAGCTTTTTACGTATTCCCTTCAATTAAAGCGACAAACTTAACGTCGGAAGAATTTGCTGAACAATTGCTTATAGAAGAAAAGGTTGCTGTAGTTCCAGGGAATGTATTTGGAGATAGTGGTGAAGGCTATATTCGTTGTTCATACGCATCATCATTAGAACAATTACAGGAAGCCTTAAAACGAATGCAGAGATTTATTGAGAAAAGAGTATAA
- a CDS encoding superoxide dismutase family protein produces the protein MKRTWVFFLVISFMLSGCMEEEITKMDVEMFNASGDSLGTIKIGEQAEGLELEVLLEGLPEGEHGLHIHENATCEPPDFKSAGNHFNPDEAMHGLLHPEGAHAGDLPNIIVEGGKADAQLMAPQLTLKDGKKNSLLRNEGTTIIITEMKDDGMTQPSGDSGNRIACGEITEKEAKREEKKEVTPAEEE, from the coding sequence ATGAAACGAACTTGGGTCTTTTTTTTAGTAATATCGTTTATGCTTTCAGGGTGCATGGAAGAAGAGATTACGAAGATGGATGTTGAGATGTTCAACGCAAGTGGGGATTCACTTGGCACCATTAAAATAGGCGAACAAGCAGAAGGGCTTGAATTGGAGGTTCTGTTAGAGGGTCTTCCAGAAGGGGAGCATGGCTTACACATTCATGAGAATGCAACGTGTGAACCACCAGATTTTAAGAGTGCTGGAAATCATTTTAATCCTGATGAGGCGATGCATGGATTGTTACATCCAGAGGGGGCACATGCAGGTGATTTACCAAACATTATTGTGGAAGGTGGAAAAGCTGATGCTCAGCTAATGGCACCTCAGTTGACGTTGAAGGATGGTAAGAAAAACTCCCTCTTACGAAATGAAGGGACAACCATCATCATAACGGAAATGAAAGATGATGGTATGACTCAGCCTTCGGGTGATTCTGGAAATCGTATTGCTTGTGGAGAAATTACTGAAAAAGAGGCAAAACGTGAAGAGAAAAAGGAAGTAACACCAGCAGAGGAAGAATAA
- a CDS encoding alpha/beta fold hydrolase, translating to MDRSHYYCSTMNILGVNVHYEVYEKEKGKPTLVLIHGFLSSSFCYRKIIPLLEKDYTIITIDLPPFGKTEKSTKFVHSYTNMAKVVIQLIEALQIKKAFLVGHSMGGQVSLNAAKQRPDLFQKVILLCSSGYMKGVHPSLKFGSYVPYFYLCIKHWLASQGILKNLYNVVHDRTLIDQEMMDGYMAPFLDDKIFRALNRMIRDHEGDLPPEELKQIEQPSLLIWGNEDKVVPVPIGHRLKKDLPNSTFFSFQNTGHLVPEERPEHVTEKIVTFLSQAQ from the coding sequence ATGGATAGGAGTCATTACTATTGTAGCACCATGAACATTCTTGGCGTGAACGTTCACTATGAAGTATACGAAAAGGAAAAAGGAAAACCGACACTTGTTTTGATTCATGGTTTTTTATCCTCTAGCTTTTGCTACAGAAAAATTATTCCTTTATTAGAGAAAGATTATACCATTATTACCATTGATCTACCGCCTTTTGGAAAAACAGAAAAATCCACTAAATTTGTTCATTCCTATACAAATATGGCGAAAGTAGTTATCCAATTAATAGAAGCTTTACAGATAAAGAAAGCATTTCTCGTTGGACATTCAATGGGGGGACAAGTTTCCTTAAATGCAGCAAAACAAAGACCAGATCTCTTCCAAAAAGTCATTTTACTTTGCAGCTCAGGCTATATGAAAGGCGTTCATCCTAGCTTGAAATTCGGCTCTTATGTACCATATTTCTATCTTTGTATTAAACATTGGTTAGCTAGCCAGGGGATATTAAAAAATTTATATAATGTTGTACACGATCGAACACTGATTGATCAAGAGATGATGGATGGCTATATGGCCCCCTTTCTAGATGATAAAATCTTCAGAGCATTAAATCGCATGATTCGTGATCATGAAGGGGATTTACCACCTGAGGAGTTAAAACAAATTGAACAGCCTAGCTTACTCATCTGGGGGAATGAAGACAAAGTGGTACCTGTCCCAATCGGACATCGTCTAAAAAAGGACTTACCGAACTCTACCTTCTTTTCGTTCCAAAACACAGGTCACCTTGTTCCAGAAGAAAGACCAGAGCATGTAACAGAAAAAATTGTGACATTTTTATCTCAGGCACAATAG